One genomic window of Comamonas serinivorans includes the following:
- a CDS encoding TRAP transporter substrate-binding protein, with protein sequence MDRRSLIKQTGVAGVLAAGVAPAVHAQAAVRWRCASSFPKSLDTIFGSAEVMSRTVKALSGGKFEVSVHPAGELMPAFGVVDALEKDTIEMAQTAAYYFTGKDPIFAFSCAVPFGLTANQMAGWKDHGNGRKLLDAFFAKYNFRTASAGNTTTQMGGWYRREIKTVADLKGLKMRLGGGLFGEAMAKLGVVAQNMPAGDVYQALEKGTLDASEFVGPYDDLKLGFNKVAPYYYYPGWWEGGADLEFFINNKAFNKLSPENKAILDAACKVAAQDMQAKYMALNPVALKKLVADKTKLTIFPKAVMDAGFKASMEVFAEHDAKSPEFKKIHQDMRAFQRDQILWNRCSELPFNQYMTSIKI encoded by the coding sequence ATGGATCGTCGTTCTTTGATCAAGCAGACTGGTGTGGCGGGTGTTCTGGCGGCCGGTGTTGCGCCGGCCGTGCACGCGCAGGCCGCCGTGCGCTGGCGTTGCGCATCCAGCTTCCCCAAGTCGCTGGATACGATTTTCGGCAGCGCGGAGGTGATGTCCCGCACGGTGAAGGCCTTGTCGGGGGGCAAATTCGAGGTGTCCGTGCACCCGGCGGGCGAACTGATGCCGGCGTTTGGCGTGGTGGACGCGCTGGAAAAAGACACCATCGAGATGGCGCAGACCGCAGCCTATTACTTCACCGGCAAGGATCCCATCTTCGCGTTCAGCTGCGCGGTGCCGTTCGGTTTGACGGCCAACCAGATGGCGGGGTGGAAAGACCATGGCAACGGCCGCAAGCTGCTGGATGCCTTCTTTGCCAAGTACAACTTCCGCACCGCCAGTGCCGGCAACACCACCACCCAGATGGGCGGCTGGTACCGCCGCGAAATCAAGACCGTCGCTGACCTCAAGGGTCTGAAGATGCGGTTGGGTGGCGGCTTGTTCGGTGAGGCCATGGCCAAGCTGGGCGTGGTGGCGCAGAACATGCCCGCAGGCGATGTCTACCAGGCGCTGGAAAAGGGCACGCTGGACGCCTCCGAATTCGTGGGGCCGTACGACGACCTGAAGCTGGGCTTCAACAAGGTGGCGCCTTACTACTACTACCCCGGCTGGTGGGAAGGTGGCGCCGACCTGGAGTTCTTCATCAACAACAAGGCGTTCAACAAGCTGTCGCCTGAAAACAAGGCCATCCTGGATGCCGCCTGCAAGGTGGCGGCCCAGGACATGCAGGCCAAGTACATGGCGCTGAATCCCGTGGCCCTGAAGAAGCTGGTGGCGGACAAGACCAAGTTGACCATCTTCCCCAAGGCCGTCATGGATGCAGGTTTCAAGGCCTCGATGGAGGTGTTTGCCGAGCACGATGCCAAGTCGCCTGAGTTCAAGAAGATTCACCAGGACATGCGGGCCTTCCAGCGTGACCAGATCCTCTGGAACCGTTGCTCGGAACTGCCCTTCAACCAGTACATGACCAGCATCAAGATCTGA